The following are from one region of the Littorina saxatilis isolate snail1 linkage group LG2, US_GU_Lsax_2.0, whole genome shotgun sequence genome:
- the LOC138959542 gene encoding dnaJ homolog subfamily C member 22-like encodes MASLVVSYVLWFFFGIFGAHHFYLKRDRHAFVWWSTLGGLFGLGWIRDLWRLPEYVEECNEDEDGFVSDNNNDDSQNATRAGKPKLSSFRHGGMVLMGYILGYLVMFACPQEWFKSEDNGILVNAFLRIVPPIACALGVHLVANIGRIQASFQWCLLGSYMGVIWSFHDPSNIGASCLLSTIAVNWFGLSWKPTRQARKNKCKRLTVLFACGAVYLLLWTSALYFNATITTRDGEEVPLRVAVNNFFKSPAWTETKEAFHMLWQHIKVNGWKNLFDQVVESLDPQGEKNAYKVLGVDSFTSQEEIKKIYRKLAKEWHPDKHKDPEKRREAQEKFMEIQQAYETLSKIKSRRTEQNKKSSHGHDEF; translated from the exons ATGGCAAGCTTAGTGGTATCGTATGTTCTGTGGTTTTTCTTCGGTATTTTCGGAGCCCATCACTTCTATCTCAAACGTGATCGCCATGCTTTCGTATGGTGGTCGACCCTTGGAGGCCTGTTCGGTCTTGGTTGGATTCGAGATCTGTGGCGCCTGCCAGAGTATGTTGAAGAATGCAACGAAGATGAGGACGGCTTCGtcagtgacaacaacaacgacgacagcCAGAACGCCACCCGTGCGGGAAAACCGAAGCTGAGCTCGTTCCGTCATGGAGGGATGGTGCTGATGGGGTATATTTTGGGGTACCTTGTGATGTTCGCGTGCCCCCAAGAGTGGTTCAAGAGTGAAGACAATGGTATCTTGGTCAACGCATTTCTCCGCATCGTGCCACCTATTGCTTGTGCTTTAG GTGTCCATCTCGTCGCCAACATTGGAAGGATACAAGCATCTTTCCAGTGGTGTCTTTTAGGATCTTACATGGGAGTTATCTGGTCGTTCCACGATCCATCCAACATCGGAGCATCCTGCCTCCTGTCCACGATAGCGGTGAACTGGTTTGGCCTCTCTTGGAAACCAACGAGACAAGCTCGCAAAAACAAGTGCAAAAGGCTCACAGTGCTGTTTGCCTGTGGAGCTGTATATCTACTGCTGTGGACCTCGGCCCTGTACTTCAACGCTACCATCACCACCAGAGATGGAGAGGAGGTGCCGCTGAGAGTGGCCGTCAACAACTTCTTCAAGTCTCCGGCGTGGACGGAGACCAAAGAAGCATTCCACATGCTGTGGCAGCACATCAAGGTCAATGGCTGGAAGAACCTCTTTGATCAGGTCGTAGAGTCCCTTGATCCGCAAGGGGAGAAGAATGCTTACAAG GTACTTGGAGTGGATTCTTTTACAAGTCAGGAAGAAATCAAGAAGATTTACAGAAAGTTGGCCAAAGAATGGCACCCAGACAAACACAAGGACCCGGAGAAGCGAAGAGAAGCACAAGAAAAATTCATGGAGATCCAGCAAGCATATGAAACCTTGTCAAAGATAAAGAGCCGCAGGacagaacaaaacaagaaatcatCTCATGGACATGATGAATTTTAG